CAGGCCGCGAGCGGCACCACGCCGATGCCGAGGTTGGCCGCGATCATGTGGCACATCGCATCGAAGCTGCGCACCTGCACGCGCAGGCGCATCGGAATGCCGGCCTGCTCGGCCGCGCGCGAGGTGAGCTCGAGCAGCGAGCTGCTGCGGTTCAGGCCCACGAACTCGTGCGCGAGGCAGGCTTTGAAATCGGTCCGGCGAGTGCGCGCGAGCGGATGCTGCCGGGCGCACAGAACCACCAGCTCGTCGGTCTGGAACGGCGCCACGTCGAGGCCGTAGGCCGGCGTGTTCTCGGCGAACACGCCCACATCGGCCAGGCCGTCGACCAGCGCGCGCACGATGTCGCCGCTCAGCTGCTCCTCGACTTCGACGCGGATGTCCGGGTGCTGGCCCAGAAAGGTGGCCAGCGTGGCCGGCAGGAATTCGGTGAGCGCCGACATGTTGGCCCACAGCCGCACATGGCCGCGCACCCCGCTCGAGTAGTCGCCAAGCTCGTTGCTGAACTGCTCGAAGCCCTGGAACAGCCGCATCGCAT
This genomic window from Variovorax paradoxus contains:
- a CDS encoding LysR family transcriptional regulator; the encoded protein is MAVPINPARVDFVTLRLFCAVARSGSITKGAEACHLALSAASRRLSDFEAATGSKLLERSSQGIALTPAGHVAMQHAMRLFQGFEQFSNELGDYSSGVRGHVRLWANMSALTEFLPATLATFLGQHPDIRVEVEEQLSGDIVRALVDGLADVGVFAENTPAYGLDVAPFQTDELVVLCARQHPLARTRRTDFKACLAHEFVGLNRSSSLLELTSRAAEQAGIPMRLRVQVRSFDAMCHMIAANLGIGVVPLAACKAQVSALGLKVVRLKDAWAVRRLLMATKTGETLSPAAQLLVGQLMASST